In Centropristis striata isolate RG_2023a ecotype Rhode Island chromosome 1, C.striata_1.0, whole genome shotgun sequence, one DNA window encodes the following:
- the LOC131970663 gene encoding mucin-2-like has protein sequence MTSEQLNASSSPLNTTSSAVNMTITPLNHQPKWVKITSPTLTATSPPLNITLPPLNATSSTMNMNSSTLNATSQPVLLTSTPLSRTTPPHDLRATKCNFTASQHDLSATECNFTPSKHDLTTTKLNFTTSQHGLTTTKHNFTTSQHDLSATECNFIPSQHDLTTTKRNFTTSQHDLTTTKRNFTASQPNLTSTPFNATSPPVNMTSPPLNATSPPANMTSPLQKATSPPVNVTSAPLNATSPPANMTSPPFNATSSRANMTSPPQNATSPPANMTSPPLNFTSPPANMTSTPFNATSPQVNMTSPPLNATSPPQNATSPPVNITSAPLNASSPPANMTSPPFNATSSPANMTSPPQNATSPPATMTSPPLNFTSPPANMTSTPQNATSSPVNMTSTPLNATSPPTNMTSPPLNATSPLFNMTAPPLNTSSPSANMTSPPQNATTPPVNMTSVPLNVTSSPVNMTSPPQNATSPPANMTSPPFNVTAPPANMTSTPFNATSLPVNMTLPPLNATSPPANMTSPPQNATSPPGKVTSAPLNATLPPANMTSPPFNATLPPANMTSPPFNATSSPANMTSPSLKFTSTQANMTSPPFNATSSPANMTSPPQNATSPPVNITSAPLNASSPPANMTSPPFNATSSPANMTSPPQNATSPPATMTSPPLNLTSPPANMTSTPQNATSSPVNMTSAPLNATSPPTNMTSPPLNATSPLFNMTSPPLNTSSPSANMTSPPQNATTPPVNMTSVPLNSTSPPANMTSPPLNVTSPPANMTSTPFNATSPPTNMTSPPLNATSPLFNMTAPPLNTSSPSANMTSPPQNATTPPVNMTSVPLNVTSSPVNMTSPPQNATSPPANMTSPPLNVTAPPANMTSTPFNATSLPVNMTSPPLNATSPPANMTSPPQNATSPPGNVTSAPLNATSPPANMTSPPFNATSSPANMTSPPQNATSPPATMTSPPLNFTSPPANMTSTPQNATSSPVNMTSAPLNATSPPTNMTSPPLNATSPLFNMTAPPLNTSSPSANMTSPPQNATTPPVNMTSVPLNSTSPPANMTSPPLNVTSPPANMTSTPFNATSPPVNMTSPSFNATSPPANMTSPPQNATSPPANMTSPPLNFTSPPANMTTTPQNATSSPVNMTSAPLNATSSAANMTSPPLKFTSTQANMTSPPFNATSSPANMTSPPQNATSSPVNMTSAPLNATSPPTNMTSPPLNATSPLFNMTAPPLNTSSPSANMTSPPQNATTPPVNMTSVPLNSTSPPANMTSPPLNVTSPPANMTSTPFNATSPPVNMTSPSFNATSPPANMTSPPQNATSPPANMTSPPLNFTSPPANMTTTPQNATSSPVNMTSAPLNATSPPTNMTSPPLHVTSPPFNMTSPPQNTTLPPVNVTSAPLNATSPPANMTSPPSNSTSSPANMTSPPQNATSSPVNMTSAPLNATSPPTNMTSPPLNVTSPPFNMTSPPLNTSSPSVNMTSPPQNATSSPVNMTSAPLNSTSPPANMTSPPLNVTSPPSNMTSTPFNATSPPVNITSPPQNATSPPVNVTSAPLNATSPPANMTSPPFIATSSPANMTSPPQNATSSPVNMTSAPLNATSPPTNMTSPPLNATSPPTNMTSPPLNATSPPANMTSTPYNATSPPVNMTSPALNATSPPFNMTSPPLNTSSPSANMTSPPQNATSPSVNMTSAPLNSTSPPANMTSPPFNVTSPPANMTSTSQNATSPPLNITAAPLNATTTPATNTSLALNTSSPTINSTSAQLSTTSLPVQTTLSLNATVPPINMTSPSQNTTSPPVNMTSVPINATSSPANMTSPPLNFTSTPANMTSPPFNATSSPANMTSPPQNATSPPANMTSPPLNATSPLFNMTAPPLNTSSPSANMTSPPQNATTPPVNMTSVPQNATSPPVNVTSAPLNATSPPANMTSPPFNTTSSPANMTSPPLNFTSPPTNMTSTPQNATSSPVNMTSAPLNATSPLFNMTAPPLNTSSPSANMTSPPQNATTPPVNMTSAPLNSTSPPANMTSPPLNVTSAPANMTSTPFNATSPPVNMTSPPLNATSPPANMTSPPQNATSPPVNVTSAPLNATSPPANMTSPPFNSTSSPANMTSPPLNATSPPTNMTSPPLNVTSPPFNMTSPPLNTSSPSVNMTSPPQNATSSPVNMTSAPLNSTSPPANMTSPPLNITSPPANMTSTPFNATSPPVNMTSPPLNATSPPANMTSPPQNATSPPVNVTSAPLNATSPPANMTSPPFNTTSSPANMTSPPLNFTSPPTNMTSTPQNATSSPVNMTSAPLNATSPLFNMTAPPLNTSSPSANMTSPPQNATTPPVNMTSAPLNSTSPPANMTSPPLNVTSAPANMTSTPFNATSPPVNMTSPPLNATSPPANMTSPPQNATSPPVNVTSAPLNATSPPANMTSPPFNSTSSPANMTSPPLNATSPPTNMTSPPLNVTSPPFNMTSPPLNTSSPSVNMTSPPQNATSSPVNMTSAPLNSTSPPANMTSPPLNITSPPSNMTSTPFNATSPPVNITSPPLNATSPPVNMTSPPQNATSPPVNVTSAPLNATSPPANMTSPPFNATSSPANMTSPPQNATSSPVNMTSAPLNATSPPTNMISPPLNATSPPANMTSTPFNATSPPVNMTSSPLNATSPPFNMTSPPLNTSSPSANMTSPPQNATSPPVNMTSAPLNSTSPPANMTSPPFNVTSPPANMTSTPFNATSSPVNMTSPPLHSTSLPANMTSAPLNATSPPTNMTSPPLHITSPPFNMTSPPQNATSPPVNVTSAPLNATSPPANMTSAPFNATSSPANMTSPPQNATSPPVNVTSAPLNATSPPANMTSTSQNATSPPLNITAAPLNATTTPATNTSAQLSTTSLSVVLPPTESPTTVSPSTPPVNMTSAPLNATSSPVNMTSAPLNATSPPVNMTSAPLNATSPPVNMTSAPLNATSPPVNMTSAPLNATSPPINMTSAPLNATSPPVNMTSALLNATSSPVNMTSAPLNATSSPVNMTSPPLNATSSPVNMTSVPLNTTSPPLNATSPPINMTSAPLNTTSPPLNATSSPVNMTSPPLNATSSPVNMTSVPLNATSPPVNMTSAPLNATSAPLNTTSPPLNATSPPVNMTLPPQNATSPPVNMTSAPLNLTLPPVNTTSSPINSTSPQVNTTSLPVVLPPTESPTTVPPSTPPVNMTSAPLNATSSPVNMTSAPLNATSSPVNMTSAPLNATSSPVNMTSTPLNATSPPVNMTSAPLNATSSPVNMTSAPLNATSPPVNMTSAPLNATSPPVNMTSAPLNATSPPVNMTSPPQNITSPPANMTSPPQNATSPPVNMTYDNPITQRNLTTSQHDISTTSQHNKFASSTFNTTSQHDVSTTQCNIITSQHDLSTTQCNFTTSQHDLSTTQCNFTTSQHDLSTTQCNFTTSQHDLSTTQCNFTTSQHDLSTTQCNFTTSQHDVSTTQCNFTTTQCNFTTSQHDFTTAKCNFTSTKCNLFTSQHDVSTTQCNFTTSQHDFTTTQCNFTTTQCNLSTSQHDVSTTQCNFTTSQHDFTTAKCNFTTTQCNLSTSQHDVSTTQCNFTTTQCNFTTSQHDFSTAKCNFTTTQCNLSTSQYDVSTTNQHNKFTR, from the exons ATGACTTCAGAACAGCTCAACGCATCTTCATCACCACTCAACACAACATCATCAGCAGTCAACATGACCATAACCCCTCTTAACCACCA gcctaaatgggttaaaataaccTCACCAACATTAACTGCAACCTCACCACCACTCAACATTACTTTGCCCCCACTCAATGCAACTTCATCAACAATGAACATGAACTCATCAACACTCAACGCAACCTCACAACCGGTTTTGCTGACCTCAACACCACTCAGCCGAACCACACCACCA CATGACCTCAGAGCCACAAAATGCAACTTCACCGCCAGTCAACATGACCTCAGTGCCACTGAATGCAACTTCACCCCCAGTAAACATGACCTTACCACCACAAAACTCAACTTCACCACCAGCCAACATGGCCTCACCACCACAAAACACAACTTCACCACCAGTCAACATGACCTCAGTGCCACTGAATGTAACTTCATCCCCAGTCAACATGACCTCACCACCACAAAACGCAACTTCACCACCAGCCAACATGACCTCACCACCACAAAACGCAACTTCACCGCCAGTCAAC CTAACTTGACCTCAACACCATTTAATGCAACCTCGCCGCCGGTCAACATGACCTCACCACCACTCAACGCAACCTCACCACCAGCCAACATGACCTCACCACTACAAAAGGCAACTTCACCGCCAGTCAACGTTACCTCAGCGCCACTGAATGCAACCTCACCCCCAGctaacatgacatcaccaccattTAATGCAACTTCATCACGAGCCAACATGACCTCACCACCACAAAACGCAACTTCACCACCAGCCAATATGACCTCACCTCCCCTTAATTTTACCTCACCCCCAGCTAACATGACCTCAACACCATTTAATGCAACCTCGCCGCAGGTCAACATGACCTCACCACCACTCAACGCAACCTCACCACCACAAAACGCAACTTCACCGCCAGTCAACATTACCTCAGCACCACTGAATGCATCCTCACCCCCAGctaacatgacatcaccaccattTAATGCAACTTCATCACCAGCCAACATGACCTCACCACCACAAAACGCAACTTCACCACCAGCCACTATGACCTCACCTCCCCTTAATTTTACCTCACCCCCAGCTAACATGACATCAACACCACAAAACGCAACTTCATCGCCAGTCAACATGACCTCAACACCACTGAATGCAACTTCACCCCCAACCAACATGACCTCACCACCACTAAATGCAACCTCACCACTATTCAACATGACCGCACCACCACTCAACACATCATCACCATCAGCCAACATGACTTCTCCACCACAAAATGCAACTACACCCCCAGTCAACATGACCTCAGTGCCACTGAATGTAACTTCATCCCCAGTCAACATGACCTCACCACCACAAAACGCAACTTCACCACCAGCCAATATGACCTCACCTCCCTTTAATGTTACCGCACCCCCAGCTAACATGACCTCAACACCATTTAATGCAACCTCACTGCCGGTCAACATGACCTTACCACCACTGAACGCAACCTCACCACCAGCCAACATGACCTCACCACCACAAAACGCAACTTCACCGCCAGGCAAAGTTACCTCAGCTCCACTGAATGCAACCTTACCACCAGctaacatgacatcaccaccattTAATGCAACCTTACCACCAGctaacatgacatcaccaccattTAATGCAACTTCATCCCCAGCCAACATGACCTCACCTTCCCTTAAGTTTACCTCAACCCAAGctaacatgacatcaccaccattTAATGCAACTTCATCACCAGCCAACATGACCTCACCACCACAAAACGCAACTTCACCGCCAGTCAACATTACCTCAGCACCACTGAATGCATCCTCACCCCCAGctaacatgacatcaccaccattTAATGCAACTTCATCACCAGCCAACATGACCTCACCACCACAAAATGCAACTTCACCACCAGCCACTATGACCTCACCTCCCCTTAATCTTACCTCACCCCCAGCTAACATGACATCAACACCACAAAACGCAACTTCATCGCCAGTCAACATGACCTCAGCACCACTGAATGCAACTTCACCCCCAACCAACATGACCTCACCACCACTAAATGCAACCTCACCACTATTCAACATGACCTCACCACCACTCAACACATCATCACCATCAGCCAACATGACTTCTCCACCACAAAATGCAACTACACCCCCAGTCAACATGACCTCAGTGCCACTCAACTCAACTTCACCACCAGCCAATATGACCTCACCTCCCCTTAATGTTACCTCACCGCCAGCTAACATGACCTCAACACCATTTAATGCAACTTCACCCCCAACCAACATGACCTCACCACCACTAAATGCAACCTCACCACTATTCAACATGACCGCACCACCACTCAACACATCATCACCATCAGCCAACATGACTTCTCCACCACAAAATGCAACTACACCCCCAGTCAACATGACCTCAGTGCCACTGAATGTAACTTCATCCCCAGTCAACATGACCTCACCACCACAAAACGCAACTTCACCACCAGCCAATATGACCTCACCTCCCCTTAATGTTACCGCACCCCCAGCTAACATGACCTCAACACCATTTAATGCAACCTCGCTCCCGGTCAACATGACCTCACCACCACTGAACGCAACCTCACCACCAGCCAACATGACCTCACCACCACAAAACGCAACTTCACCGCCAGGCAACGTTACCTCAGCTCCACTGAATGCAACCTCACCACCAGctaacatgacatcaccaccattTAATGCAACTTCATCACCAGCCAACATGACCTCACCACCACAAAATGCAACTTCACCACCAGCCACTATGACCTCACCTCCCCTTAATTTTACCTCACCCCCAGCTAACATGACATCAACACCACAAAACGCAACTTCATCGCCAGTCAACATGACCTCAGCACCACTGAATGCAACTTCACCCCCAACCAACATGACCTCACCACCACTAAATGCAACCTCACCACTATTCAACATGACCGCACCACCACTCAACACATCATCACCATCAGCCAACATGACTTCTCCACCACAAAATGCAACTACACCCCCAGTCAACATGACCTCAGTGCCACTCAACTCAACTTCACCACCAGCCAATATGACCTCACCTCCCCTTAATGTTACCTCACCGCCAGCTAACATGACCTCAACACCATTTAATGCAACCTCGCCGCCGGTCAACATGACCTCACCATCATTCAATGCAACCTCACCACCAGCCAACATGACCTCACCACCACAAAACGCAACTTCACCACCAGCCAATATGACCTCACCTCCCCTTAATTTTACCTCACCCCCAGCTAACATGACAACAACACCACAAAACGCAACTTCATCGCCAGTCAACATGACCTCAGCACCACTGAATGCAACTTCATCCGCAGCCAACATGACCTCACCTCCCCTTAAGTTTACCTCAACCCAAGctaacatgacatcaccaccattTAATGCAACTTCATCACCAGCCAACATGACCTCACCACCACAAAACGCAACTTCATCGCCAGTCAACATGACCTCAGCACCACTGAATGCAACTTCACCCCCAACCAACATGACCTCACCACCACTAAATGCAACCTCACCACTATTCAACATGACCGCACCACCACTCAACACATCATCACCATCAGCCAACATGACTTCTCCACCACAAAATGCAACTACACCCCCAGTCAACATGACCTCAGTGCCACTCAACTCAACTTCACCACCAGCCAATATGACCTCACCTCCCCTTAATGTTACCTCACCGCCAGCTAACATGACCTCAACACCATTTAATGCAACCTCGCCGCCGGTCAACATGACCTCACCATCATTCAATGCAACCTCACCACCAGCCAACATGACCTCACCACCACAAAACGCAACTTCACCACCAGCCAATATGACCTCACCTCCCCTTAATTTTACCTCACCCCCAGCTAACATGACAACAACACCACAAAACGCAACTTCATCGCCAGTCAACATGACCTCAGCACCACTGAATGCAACTTCACCCCCAACCAACATGACCTCACCACCACTTCATGTAACCTCACCACCATTCAACATGACCTCACCACCACAAAACACAACTTTACCGCCAGTCAACGTTACCTCAGCGCCACTGAATGCAACCTCACCCCCAGctaacatgacatcaccaccatctAATTCAACTTCATCACCAGCCAACATGACCTCACCACCACAAAACGCAACTTCATCGCCAGTCAACATGACCTCAGCACCACTGAATGCAACTTCACCCCCAACCAACATGACCTCACCACCACTTAATGTAACCTCACCACCATTCAACATGACCTCACCACCACTCAACACATCATCACCATCAGTCAACATGACTTCTCCACCACAAAATGCAACTTCATCCCCAGTGAACATGACCTCAGCACCACTCAACTCAACTTCACCACCAGCCAATATGACCTCACCTCCCCTTAATGTTACCTCACCCCCATCTAACATGACCTCAACACCATTTAATGCAACCTCGCCGCCGGTCAACATAACCTCACCACCACAAAACGCAACTTCACCGCCAGTCAACGTTACCTCAGCGCCACTGAATGCAACCTCACCCCCAGctaacatgacatcaccaccattTATTGCAACTTCATCACCAGCCAACATGACCTCACCACCACAAAACGCAACTTCATCGCCAGTCAACATGACCTCAGCACCACTGAATGCAACTTCACCGCCAACCAACATGACCTCACCACCACTGAATGCAACTTCACCCCCAACCAACATGACCTCACCACCACTTAATGCAACCTCACCACCAGCTAACATGACCTCAACACCGTATAATGCAACCTCGCCGCCGGTCAACATGACCTCACCAGCACTCAACGCAACCTCACCGCCTTTCAACATGACCTCACCACCACTCAACACATCATCACCATCAGCCAACATGACTTCTCCACCACAAAATGCAACTTCACCCTCAGTGAACATGACCTCAGCACCACTCAACTCAACTTCACCACCAGCCAATATGACCTCACCTCCCTTTAATGTTACCTCACCCCCAGCTAACATGACATCAACATCACAAAACGCAACTTCACCGCCACTCAACATAACGGCAGCACCGCTAAATGCAACCACAACACCAGCCACTAATACCTCACTAGCACTCAACACATCCTCACCAACAATCAATTCTACCTCAGCACAACTCAGCACAACAAGTTTGCCAG TTCAGACCACCCTGTCACTCAACGCAACTGTACCACCAATCAACATGACCTCACCATCGCAAAACACAACTTCACCCCCAGTCAATATGACATCAGTACCAATAAATGCAACTTCATCCCCAGCCAACATGACCTCACCTCCCCTTAATTTTACCTCAACCCCAGctaacatgacatcaccaccattTAATGCAACTTCATCACCAGCCAACATGACTTCACCACCACAAAACGCAACTTCACCACCAGCCAATATGACCTCACCACCACTAAATGCAACCTCACCACTATTCAACATGACCGCACCACCACTCAACACATCATCACCATCAGCCAACATGACTTCTCCACCACAAAATGCAACTACACCCCCAGTCAACATGACCTCAGTGCCACAAAACGCAACTTCACCGCCAGTCAACGTTACCTCAGCGCCACTGAATGCAACCTCACCCCCAGctaacatgacatcaccaccattTAATACAACTTCATCACCAGCCAATATGACCTCACCTCCCCTTAATTTTACCTCACCCCCAACTAACATGACATCAACACCACAAAACGCAACTTCATCGCCAGTCAACATGACCTCAGCACCACTGAATGCAACCTCACCACTATTCAATATGACCGCACCACCACTCAACACATCATCACCATCAGCCAACATGACTTCTCCACCACAAAATGCAACTACACCCCCAGTGAACATGACCTCAGCACCACTCAACTCAACTTCACCACCAGCCAATATGACCTCACCTCCCCTTAATGTTACCTCAGCCCCAGCTAACATGACCTCAACACCATTTAATGCAACCTCGCCGCCGGTCAACATGACCTCACCACCACTCAACGCAACCTCACCACCAGCCAACATGACCTCACCACCACAAAACGCAACTTCACCGCCAGTCAACGTTACCTCAGCGCCACTGAATGCAACCTCACCCCCAGctaacatgacatcaccaccattTAATTCAACTTCATCACCAGCCAACATGACCTCACCACCACTGAATGCAACTTCACCCCCAACCAACATGACCTCACCACCACTTAATGTAACCTCACCACCATTCAACATGACCTCACCACCACTCAACACATCATCACCATCAGTCAACATGACTTCTCCACCACAAAATGCAACTTCATCCCCAGTGAACATGACCTCAGCACCACTCAACTCAACTTCACCACCAGCCAATATGACCTCACCTCCCCTTAATATTACCTCACCCCCAGCTAACATGACCTCAACACCATTTAATGCAACCTCGCCGCCGGTCAACATGACCTCACCACCACTCAACGCAACCTCACCACCAGCCAACATGACCTCACCACCACAAAACGCAACTTCACCGCCAGTCAACGTTACCTCAGCGCCACTGAATGCAACCTCACCCCCAGctaacatgacatcaccaccattTAATACAACTTCATCACCAGCCAATATGACCTCACCTCCCCTTAATTTTACCTCACCCCCAACTAACATGACATCAACACCACAAAACGCAACTTCATCGCCAGTCAACATGACCTCAGCACCACTGAATGCAACCTCACCACTATTCAATATGACCGCACCACCACTCAACACATCATCACCATCAGCCAACATGACTTCTCCACCACAAAATGCAACTACACCCCCAGTGAACATGACCTCAGCACCACTCAACTCAACTTCACCACCAGCCAATATGACCTCACCTCCCCTTAATGTTACCTCAGCCCCAGCTAACATGACCTCAACACCATTTAATGCAACCTCGCCGCCGGTCAACATGACCTCACCACCACTCAACGCAACCTCACCACCAGCCAACATGACCTCACCACCACAAAACGCAACTTCACCGCCAGTCAACGTTACCTCAGCGCCACTGAATGCAACCTCACCCCCAGctaacatgacatcaccaccattTAATTCAACTTCATCACCAGCCAACATGACCTCACCACCACTGAATGCAACTTCACCCCCAACCAACATGACCTCACCACCACTTAATGTAACCTCACCACCATTCAACATGACCTCACCACCACTCAACACATCATCACCATCAGTCAACATGACTTCTCCACCACAAAATGCAACTTCATCCCCAGTGAACATGACCTCAGCACCACTCAACTCAACTTCACCACCAGCCAATATGACCTCACCTCCCCTTAATATTACCTCACCCCCATCTAACATGACCTCAACACCATTTAATGCAACCTCGCCGCCGGTCAACATAACCTCACCACCACTCAATGCAACCTCACCACCAGTCAACATGACCTCACCACCACAAAACGCAACTTCACCACCAGTCAACGTTACCTCAGCGCCACTGAATGCAACCTCACCCCCAGctaacatgacatcaccaccattTAATGCAACTTCATCACCAGCCAACATGACCTCACCACCACAAAACGCAACTTCATCGCCAGTCAACATGACCTCAGCACCACTGAATGCAACTTCACCCCcaaccaacatgatctcaccACCACTTAATGCAACCTCACCACCAGCTAACATGACCTCAACACCATTTAATGCAACCTCGCCGCCGGTCAACATGACCTCATCACCACTCAACGCAACCTCACCACCATTCAACATGACCTCACCACCACTCAACACATCATCACCATCAGCCAACATGACTTCTCCACCACAAAATGCAACTTCACCCCCAGTGAACATGACCTCAGCACCACTCAACTCAACTTCACCACCAGCCAATATGACCTCACCTCCCTTTAATGTTACCTCACCCCCAGCTAACATGACCTCAACACCATTTAATGCAACCTCGTCGCCGGTCAACATGACCTCACCACCACTCCACTCAACCTCACTACCAGCCAACATGACCTCAGCACCACTGAATGCAACTTCTCCTCCAACCAACATGACCTCACCACCACTTCATATAACCTCACCACCATTCAACATGACCTCACCACCACAAAACGCAACTTCACCGCCAGTCAACGTTACCTCAGCGCCACTGAACGCAACCTCACCCCCAGCTAACATGACATCAGCACCATTTAATGCAACTTCATCACCAGCCAACATGACCTCACCACCACAAAACGCAACTTCACCGCCAGTCAACGTTACCTCAGCGCCACTGAATGCAACCTCACCCCCAGCTAACATGACATCAACATCACAAAACGCAACTTCACCGCCACTCAACATAACGGCAGCACCGCTAAATGCAACCACAACACCAGCCACTAATACCTCAGCACAACTCAGCACAACAAGTTTGTCAG TCGTTTTGCCACCAACTGAAAGTCCAACCACAGTTTCACCTTCAACACCACCAGTCAACATGACGTCAGCACCACTCAATGCAACTTCATCACCAGTCAACATGACCTCAGCACCACTCAATGCAACTTCACCACCAGTCAACATGACCTCAGCACCACTCAATGCAACTTCACCACCAGTCAATATGACCTCAGCACCACTCAATGCAACTTCACCACCAGTCAATATGACCTCAGCACCACTCAATGCAACTTCACCCCCAATCAACATGACGTCAGCACCACTCAATGCAACTTCACCACCAGTCAACATGACGTCAGCACTCCTCAATGCAACTTCATCACCAGTCAACATGACATCAGCACCACTCAATGCAACTTCATCGCCAGTCAACATGACCTCACCACCACTCAATGCAACTTCATCGCCAGTCAACATGACCTCAGTGCCACTCAATACAACTTCACCACCACTCAATGCAACTTCACCACCAATCAATATGACGTCAGCACCACTCAATACAACTTCACCACCACTCAATGCAACTTCATCACCAGTCAACATGACCTCACCACCACTCAATGCAACTTCATCGCCAGTCAACATGACCTCAGTGCCACTCAATGCAACTTCACCACCAGTCAACATGACGTCAGCACCACTCAATGCAACTTCAGCACCACTCAACACAACCTCACCACCGCTCAATGCAACCTCTCCACCAGTCAACATGACTTTACCACCGCAAAATGCAACGTCTCCACCAGTCAACATGACCTCGGCACCACTTAATTTAACTTTACCACCAGTTAACACGACCTCATCACCAATCAATTCTACCTCACCACAAGTCAACACAACAAGTTTGCCTG TCGTTTTGCCACCAACTGAAAGTCCAACCACAGTTCCACCTTCAACACCACCAGTCAACATGACGTCAGCACCACTCAATGCAACATCATCACCAGTCAACATGACCTCAGCACCACTCAATGCAACATCATCACCAGTCAACATGACCTCAGCACCACTCAATGCAACTTCATCACCAGTCAACATGACCTCAACGCCACTCAATGCAACTTCACCACCAGTCAACATGACCTCAGCACCACTCAATGCAACTTCATCACCAGTCAACATGACCTCAGCACCACTCAATGCAACTTCACCACCAGTCAACATGACCTCAGCACCACTCAATGCAACTTCACCACCAGTCAATATGACCTCAGCACCACTCAATGCAACTTCACCACCAGTCAACATGACTTCACCACCGCAAAACATAACCTCACCACCAGCCAACATGACTTCACCACCACAAAACGCAACTTCACCCCCAGTCAACATGAC TTACGACAACCCCATCACTCAACGCAACCTCACCACCAGTCAACATGACATCAGCACCACAAGTCAACACAACAAGTTTGCCAG TTCCACCTTCAACACCACCAGTCAACATGACGTCAGCACCACTCAATGCAACATCATCACCAGTCAACATGACCTCAGCACCACTCAATGCAACTTCACCACCAGTCAACATGACCTCAGCACCACTCAATGCAACTTCACCACCAGTCAACATGACCTCAGCACCACTCAATGCAACTTCACCACCAGTCAACATGACCTCAGCACCACTCAATGCAACTTCACCACCAGTCAACATGACCTCAGCACCACTCAATGCAACTTCACCACCAGTCAACATGACGTCAGCACCACTCAATGCAACTTCACCACCACTCAATGCAACTTCACCACCAGTCAACATGACTTCACCACTGCAAAATGCAACTTCACCAGCACCAAATGCAACCTCTTCACCAGTCAACATGACGTCAGCACCACTCAATGCAACTTCACCACCAGTCAACATGACTTCACCACCACTCAATGCAACTTCACCACCACTCAATGCAACCTCTCCACCAGTCAACATGACGTCAGCACCACTCAATGCAACTTCACCACCAGTCAACATGACTTCACCACCGCAAAATGCAACTTCACCACCACCCAATGCAACCTCTCCACCAGTCAACATGACGTCAGCACCACTCAATGCAACTTCACCACCACTCAATGCAACTTCACCACCAGTCAACATGACTTCAGCACCGCAAAATGCAACTTCACCACCACCCAATGCAACCTCTCCACCAGTCAATATGACGTCAGCACCACAAATCAACACAACAAGTTTACCAGGTGA